In one window of Candidatus Chromulinivoraceae bacterium DNA:
- a CDS encoding ester cyclase, which yields MHENPNKERAAEFLKLISSGKVDEAYDQFVSLTGKHHSPHFAAGFGTLREAMKENYRLFPKKQSSIKHVVGEGDMVAIHSHVVLKPGDLGFAILHLFRFENGSIIELWDFTQPVLEESPNTDGIF from the coding sequence ATGCATGAAAATCCCAACAAAGAACGGGCAGCCGAGTTCTTAAAGCTCATATCGTCGGGAAAAGTGGACGAGGCCTACGACCAATTTGTTTCCTTAACAGGCAAGCACCATAGCCCACACTTTGCCGCCGGCTTTGGTACGCTCAGAGAAGCTATGAAAGAAAACTACAGACTATTTCCTAAAAAGCAGTCTAGTATCAAGCACGTTGTAGGTGAAGGCGACATGGTTGCGATACATTCACACGTTGTTCTGAAACCAGGTGATCTCGGGTTCGCTATCTTGCACTTATTTCGGTTTGAAAACGGAAGTATTATTGAGTTATGGGATTTTACTCAACCCGTACTAGAAGAATCGCCCAACACTGACGGCATATTT